A stretch of the Osmerus mordax isolate fOsmMor3 chromosome 12, fOsmMor3.pri, whole genome shotgun sequence genome encodes the following:
- the LOC136954106 gene encoding regulator of G-protein signaling 14-like isoform X4: MVAFRGLCRSLSRLAKSSAHHYKYGKAQKPTNPALTFTQHKSQAVSDGELNVCARSSAGSCTSLPGQAGGEAGPANSVLSWAVCFEKLLEDPTGVQYFTAFLRSEVSAENILFWEACRRFQNISANLQGQLKEEALSIYQAYLCDSAPYSVNIDDTAKTQEKDLLHPTPDMFNKAQDQIFKLMKMDSYRRFVRSALYQSCSLASVEGRPLPSIPSESACSGSWENMTSGSPHLDDNKKSQKKKTSSASVGGRPSRDKRHEKRGSWGVEVSYPLMKSVSRKDSQMSVKSCSSVELGSLSRQTENGGTSPVSPDQCGGECRVEGGYCCVYLPDGSASLASTRPGLPLRDMLASLCEKRGFPLKDIVIYLHDKDRPLSLDQDSSVLRDQQVTLELRVTIALEVQFTGKTVGIVVKSSKTLQEAISYVLQKHQLKHQDVMVTMSESEKPLSMSTSVFRLANKKLCLSKVQGKDFPSSSSGSAGTQVSPARGRAATAPQAHWAQKAGRTTAQPEPSKNHDMQGLIDMLSKAQCCRVDDQRGLLTKEHLKLPSFLQLPPAEASGPGGEEGESCSHTTTTRGASEAMAETQ; the protein is encoded by the exons ATGGTGGCTTTCCGCGGGTTGTGCAGAAGCTTGTCCCGGTTAGCCAAAAGCAGCGCGCACCACTACAAATATGGGAAAGCTCAGAAGCCTACCAACCCTGCTTTAACGTTCACTCAGCACAAG AGCCAGGCGGTGTCTGATGgag agcTGAACGTGTGTGCGCGGAGCAGTGCAGGCAGCTGTACCAGCCTCCCTGggcaggcaggaggggaggctggcCCAGCCAACAGTGTCCTCAGCTGGGCCGTGTGCTTTGAGAAGCTCCTGGAAGACCCTACTGGGGTGCAGTACTTCACg gccttcctaaggtcagaggtcagcgctGAGAACATCCTGTTCTGGGAGGCATGCCGTAGATTCCAGAACATTTCAGCCAATCTGCAGGGGCAG CTGAAGGAGGAGGCTCTCTCCATCTACCAGGCCTACCTGTGTGACAGCGCCCCCTACTCTGTCAACATAGACGACACAGCCAAGACCCAGGAGAAAGACCTGCTGCATCCCACACCAGACATGTTCAACAAGGCCCAGGACCAg ATCTTCAAGCTGATGAAGATGGACAGCTACCGGAGGTTCGTCCGCTCTGCTCTCTACCAGAGCTGCTCTCTGGCCAGCGTGGAGGGCCGCCCGCTACCCAGCATCCCCTCCGAGTCCGCCTGCTCCGGGTCCTGGGAGAACATGACCTCGGGCAGCCCCCACCTTGACGACAACAAGAAATCG cagaagaagaagacttCCTCTGCCAGTGTAGGAGGGAGACCCTCCCGGGACAAACGGCACGAGAAGAGAGGATCGTGGGGAG tagaGGTGTCCTATCCACTAATGAAGTCTGTGAGCAGGAAGGACTCTCAGATGTCGGTGAAGTCCTGCAGCAGTGTGGAGCTGGGTtctctcagcagacagacagag aatGGGGGAACCAGTCCTGTGTCTCCAGACCAGTGTGGTGGGGAGTgtcgggtggagggggggtactGCTGTGTGTACCTGCCTGACGGCAGcgcctccctggcctccacgCGCCCCGGCCTCCCCCTCAGGGACATGCTGGCCAGCCTCTGTGAGAAGAGAGGCTTCCCCCTCAAAGACATCGTCATCTACCTCCATGACAAGGATCGG cccctctctctggACCAGGACTCCTCTGTACTGAGGGACCAGCAGGTCACCTTGGAACTCCGGGTCACCATTGC gctggAGGTGCAGTTCACGGGTAAGACAGTGGGCATCGTGGTGAAGTCCAGTAAGACCCTTCAGGAGGCCATCTCCTATGTCCTCCAGAAACACCAGCTCAAGCACCAGGACGTCATGGTCACCATG AGTGAGAGTGAAAAGCCCCTGAGCATGAGTACCAGTGTGTTCAGACTGGCCAATAAGAAGCTGTGTCTGAGCAAGGTCCAAG GTAAGGACTTTCCTAGCAGCAGTAGCGGTTCTGCAGGCACACAAGTGAGTCCCGCCCGG GGCCGAGCTGCAACAGCACCCCAAGCCCACTGGGCCCAGAAGGCAGGCAGGACCACGGCCCAGCCCGAGCCCAGTAAGAACCACGATATGCAGG GGCTGATAGACATGCTGTCCAAGGCCCAGTGCTGCCGTGTGGACGACCAGAGAGGTCTGCTGACCAAGGAGCACTTGAAGCTGCCctcgttcctgcagctgcccccGGCAGAGGCATCTGGgccgggaggagaggaaggggagtccTGCAgtcacaccaccaccactaggGGAGCCAGCGAGGCCATGGCAGAAACACAGTGA
- the LOC136954106 gene encoding regulator of G-protein signaling 14-like isoform X5 has translation MVAFRGLCRSLSRLAKSSAHHYKYGKAQKPTNPALTFTQHKSQAVSDGELNVCARSSAGSCTSLPGQAGGEAGPANSVLSWAVCFEKLLEDPTGVQYFTAFLRSEVSAENILFWEACRRFQNISANLQGQLKEEALSIYQAYLCDSAPYSVNIDDTAKTQEKDLLHPTPDMFNKAQDQIFKLMKMDSYRRFVRSALYQSCSLASVEGRPLPSIPSESACSGSWENMTSGSPHLDDNKKSKKKTSSASVGGRPSRDKRHEKRGSWGEVSYPLMKSVSRKDSQMSVKSCSSVELGSLSRQTENGGTSPVSPDQCGGECRVEGGYCCVYLPDGSASLASTRPGLPLRDMLASLCEKRGFPLKDIVIYLHDKDRQPLSLDQDSSVLRDQQVTLELRVTIALEVQFTGKTVGIVVKSSKTLQEAISYVLQKHQLKHQDVMVTMSESEKPLSMSTSVFRLANKKLCLSKVQGKDFPSSSSGSAGTQVSPARGRAATAPQAHWAQKAGRTTAQPEPSKNHDMQGLIDMLSKAQCCRVDDQRGLLTKEHLKLPSFLQLPPAEASGPGGEEGESCSHTTTTRGASEAMAETQ, from the exons ATGGTGGCTTTCCGCGGGTTGTGCAGAAGCTTGTCCCGGTTAGCCAAAAGCAGCGCGCACCACTACAAATATGGGAAAGCTCAGAAGCCTACCAACCCTGCTTTAACGTTCACTCAGCACAAG AGCCAGGCGGTGTCTGATGgag agcTGAACGTGTGTGCGCGGAGCAGTGCAGGCAGCTGTACCAGCCTCCCTGggcaggcaggaggggaggctggcCCAGCCAACAGTGTCCTCAGCTGGGCCGTGTGCTTTGAGAAGCTCCTGGAAGACCCTACTGGGGTGCAGTACTTCACg gccttcctaaggtcagaggtcagcgctGAGAACATCCTGTTCTGGGAGGCATGCCGTAGATTCCAGAACATTTCAGCCAATCTGCAGGGGCAG CTGAAGGAGGAGGCTCTCTCCATCTACCAGGCCTACCTGTGTGACAGCGCCCCCTACTCTGTCAACATAGACGACACAGCCAAGACCCAGGAGAAAGACCTGCTGCATCCCACACCAGACATGTTCAACAAGGCCCAGGACCAg ATCTTCAAGCTGATGAAGATGGACAGCTACCGGAGGTTCGTCCGCTCTGCTCTCTACCAGAGCTGCTCTCTGGCCAGCGTGGAGGGCCGCCCGCTACCCAGCATCCCCTCCGAGTCCGCCTGCTCCGGGTCCTGGGAGAACATGACCTCGGGCAGCCCCCACCTTGACGACAACAAGAAATCG aagaagaagacttCCTCTGCCAGTGTAGGAGGGAGACCCTCCCGGGACAAACGGCACGAGAAGAGAGGATCGTGGGGAG aGGTGTCCTATCCACTAATGAAGTCTGTGAGCAGGAAGGACTCTCAGATGTCGGTGAAGTCCTGCAGCAGTGTGGAGCTGGGTtctctcagcagacagacagag aatGGGGGAACCAGTCCTGTGTCTCCAGACCAGTGTGGTGGGGAGTgtcgggtggagggggggtactGCTGTGTGTACCTGCCTGACGGCAGcgcctccctggcctccacgCGCCCCGGCCTCCCCCTCAGGGACATGCTGGCCAGCCTCTGTGAGAAGAGAGGCTTCCCCCTCAAAGACATCGTCATCTACCTCCATGACAAGGATCGG cagcccctctctctggACCAGGACTCCTCTGTACTGAGGGACCAGCAGGTCACCTTGGAACTCCGGGTCACCATTGC gctggAGGTGCAGTTCACGGGTAAGACAGTGGGCATCGTGGTGAAGTCCAGTAAGACCCTTCAGGAGGCCATCTCCTATGTCCTCCAGAAACACCAGCTCAAGCACCAGGACGTCATGGTCACCATG AGTGAGAGTGAAAAGCCCCTGAGCATGAGTACCAGTGTGTTCAGACTGGCCAATAAGAAGCTGTGTCTGAGCAAGGTCCAAG GTAAGGACTTTCCTAGCAGCAGTAGCGGTTCTGCAGGCACACAAGTGAGTCCCGCCCGG GGCCGAGCTGCAACAGCACCCCAAGCCCACTGGGCCCAGAAGGCAGGCAGGACCACGGCCCAGCCCGAGCCCAGTAAGAACCACGATATGCAGG GGCTGATAGACATGCTGTCCAAGGCCCAGTGCTGCCGTGTGGACGACCAGAGAGGTCTGCTGACCAAGGAGCACTTGAAGCTGCCctcgttcctgcagctgcccccGGCAGAGGCATCTGGgccgggaggagaggaaggggagtccTGCAgtcacaccaccaccactaggGGAGCCAGCGAGGCCATGGCAGAAACACAGTGA
- the LOC136954106 gene encoding regulator of G-protein signaling 14-like isoform X3, whose translation MVAFRGLCRSLSRLAKSSAHHYKYGKAQKPTNPALTFTQHKSQAVSDGELNVCARSSAGSCTSLPGQAGGEAGPANSVLSWAVCFEKLLEDPTGVQYFTAFLRSEVSAENILFWEACRRFQNISANLQGQLKEEALSIYQAYLCDSAPYSVNIDDTAKTQEKDLLHPTPDMFNKAQDQIFKLMKMDSYRRFVRSALYQSCSLASVEGRPLPSIPSESACSGSWENMTSGSPHLDDNKKSKKKTSSASVGGRPSRDKRHEKRGSWGVEVSYPLMKSVSRKDSQMSVKSCSSVELGSLSRQTENGGTSPVSPDQCGGECRVEGGYCCVYLPDGSASLASTRPGLPLRDMLASLCEKRGFPLKDIVIYLHDKDRQPLSLDQDSSVLRDQQVTLELRVTIALEVQFTGKTVGIVVKSSKTLQEAISYVLQKHQLKHQDVMVTMSESEKPLSMSTSVFRLANKKLCLSKVQGKDFPSSSSGSAGTQVSPARGRAATAPQAHWAQKAGRTTAQPEPSKNHDMQGLIDMLSKAQCCRVDDQRGLLTKEHLKLPSFLQLPPAEASGPGGEEGESCSHTTTTRGASEAMAETQ comes from the exons ATGGTGGCTTTCCGCGGGTTGTGCAGAAGCTTGTCCCGGTTAGCCAAAAGCAGCGCGCACCACTACAAATATGGGAAAGCTCAGAAGCCTACCAACCCTGCTTTAACGTTCACTCAGCACAAG AGCCAGGCGGTGTCTGATGgag agcTGAACGTGTGTGCGCGGAGCAGTGCAGGCAGCTGTACCAGCCTCCCTGggcaggcaggaggggaggctggcCCAGCCAACAGTGTCCTCAGCTGGGCCGTGTGCTTTGAGAAGCTCCTGGAAGACCCTACTGGGGTGCAGTACTTCACg gccttcctaaggtcagaggtcagcgctGAGAACATCCTGTTCTGGGAGGCATGCCGTAGATTCCAGAACATTTCAGCCAATCTGCAGGGGCAG CTGAAGGAGGAGGCTCTCTCCATCTACCAGGCCTACCTGTGTGACAGCGCCCCCTACTCTGTCAACATAGACGACACAGCCAAGACCCAGGAGAAAGACCTGCTGCATCCCACACCAGACATGTTCAACAAGGCCCAGGACCAg ATCTTCAAGCTGATGAAGATGGACAGCTACCGGAGGTTCGTCCGCTCTGCTCTCTACCAGAGCTGCTCTCTGGCCAGCGTGGAGGGCCGCCCGCTACCCAGCATCCCCTCCGAGTCCGCCTGCTCCGGGTCCTGGGAGAACATGACCTCGGGCAGCCCCCACCTTGACGACAACAAGAAATCG aagaagaagacttCCTCTGCCAGTGTAGGAGGGAGACCCTCCCGGGACAAACGGCACGAGAAGAGAGGATCGTGGGGAG tagaGGTGTCCTATCCACTAATGAAGTCTGTGAGCAGGAAGGACTCTCAGATGTCGGTGAAGTCCTGCAGCAGTGTGGAGCTGGGTtctctcagcagacagacagag aatGGGGGAACCAGTCCTGTGTCTCCAGACCAGTGTGGTGGGGAGTgtcgggtggagggggggtactGCTGTGTGTACCTGCCTGACGGCAGcgcctccctggcctccacgCGCCCCGGCCTCCCCCTCAGGGACATGCTGGCCAGCCTCTGTGAGAAGAGAGGCTTCCCCCTCAAAGACATCGTCATCTACCTCCATGACAAGGATCGG cagcccctctctctggACCAGGACTCCTCTGTACTGAGGGACCAGCAGGTCACCTTGGAACTCCGGGTCACCATTGC gctggAGGTGCAGTTCACGGGTAAGACAGTGGGCATCGTGGTGAAGTCCAGTAAGACCCTTCAGGAGGCCATCTCCTATGTCCTCCAGAAACACCAGCTCAAGCACCAGGACGTCATGGTCACCATG AGTGAGAGTGAAAAGCCCCTGAGCATGAGTACCAGTGTGTTCAGACTGGCCAATAAGAAGCTGTGTCTGAGCAAGGTCCAAG GTAAGGACTTTCCTAGCAGCAGTAGCGGTTCTGCAGGCACACAAGTGAGTCCCGCCCGG GGCCGAGCTGCAACAGCACCCCAAGCCCACTGGGCCCAGAAGGCAGGCAGGACCACGGCCCAGCCCGAGCCCAGTAAGAACCACGATATGCAGG GGCTGATAGACATGCTGTCCAAGGCCCAGTGCTGCCGTGTGGACGACCAGAGAGGTCTGCTGACCAAGGAGCACTTGAAGCTGCCctcgttcctgcagctgcccccGGCAGAGGCATCTGGgccgggaggagaggaaggggagtccTGCAgtcacaccaccaccactaggGGAGCCAGCGAGGCCATGGCAGAAACACAGTGA
- the LOC136954106 gene encoding regulator of G-protein signaling 14-like isoform X2 encodes MVAFRGLCRSLSRLAKSSAHHYKYGKAQKPTNPALTFTQHKSQAVSDGELNVCARSSAGSCTSLPGQAGGEAGPANSVLSWAVCFEKLLEDPTGVQYFTAFLRSEVSAENILFWEACRRFQNISANLQGQLKEEALSIYQAYLCDSAPYSVNIDDTAKTQEKDLLHPTPDMFNKAQDQIFKLMKMDSYRRFVRSALYQSCSLASVEGRPLPSIPSESACSGSWENMTSGSPHLDDNKKSQKKKTSSASVGGRPSRDKRHEKRGSWGEVSYPLMKSVSRKDSQMSVKSCSSVELGSLSRQTENGGTSPVSPDQCGGECRVEGGYCCVYLPDGSASLASTRPGLPLRDMLASLCEKRGFPLKDIVIYLHDKDRQPLSLDQDSSVLRDQQVTLELRVTIALEVQFTGKTVGIVVKSSKTLQEAISYVLQKHQLKHQDVMVTMSESEKPLSMSTSVFRLANKKLCLSKVQGKDFPSSSSGSAGTQVSPARGRAATAPQAHWAQKAGRTTAQPEPSKNHDMQGLIDMLSKAQCCRVDDQRGLLTKEHLKLPSFLQLPPAEASGPGGEEGESCSHTTTTRGASEAMAETQ; translated from the exons ATGGTGGCTTTCCGCGGGTTGTGCAGAAGCTTGTCCCGGTTAGCCAAAAGCAGCGCGCACCACTACAAATATGGGAAAGCTCAGAAGCCTACCAACCCTGCTTTAACGTTCACTCAGCACAAG AGCCAGGCGGTGTCTGATGgag agcTGAACGTGTGTGCGCGGAGCAGTGCAGGCAGCTGTACCAGCCTCCCTGggcaggcaggaggggaggctggcCCAGCCAACAGTGTCCTCAGCTGGGCCGTGTGCTTTGAGAAGCTCCTGGAAGACCCTACTGGGGTGCAGTACTTCACg gccttcctaaggtcagaggtcagcgctGAGAACATCCTGTTCTGGGAGGCATGCCGTAGATTCCAGAACATTTCAGCCAATCTGCAGGGGCAG CTGAAGGAGGAGGCTCTCTCCATCTACCAGGCCTACCTGTGTGACAGCGCCCCCTACTCTGTCAACATAGACGACACAGCCAAGACCCAGGAGAAAGACCTGCTGCATCCCACACCAGACATGTTCAACAAGGCCCAGGACCAg ATCTTCAAGCTGATGAAGATGGACAGCTACCGGAGGTTCGTCCGCTCTGCTCTCTACCAGAGCTGCTCTCTGGCCAGCGTGGAGGGCCGCCCGCTACCCAGCATCCCCTCCGAGTCCGCCTGCTCCGGGTCCTGGGAGAACATGACCTCGGGCAGCCCCCACCTTGACGACAACAAGAAATCG cagaagaagaagacttCCTCTGCCAGTGTAGGAGGGAGACCCTCCCGGGACAAACGGCACGAGAAGAGAGGATCGTGGGGAG aGGTGTCCTATCCACTAATGAAGTCTGTGAGCAGGAAGGACTCTCAGATGTCGGTGAAGTCCTGCAGCAGTGTGGAGCTGGGTtctctcagcagacagacagag aatGGGGGAACCAGTCCTGTGTCTCCAGACCAGTGTGGTGGGGAGTgtcgggtggagggggggtactGCTGTGTGTACCTGCCTGACGGCAGcgcctccctggcctccacgCGCCCCGGCCTCCCCCTCAGGGACATGCTGGCCAGCCTCTGTGAGAAGAGAGGCTTCCCCCTCAAAGACATCGTCATCTACCTCCATGACAAGGATCGG cagcccctctctctggACCAGGACTCCTCTGTACTGAGGGACCAGCAGGTCACCTTGGAACTCCGGGTCACCATTGC gctggAGGTGCAGTTCACGGGTAAGACAGTGGGCATCGTGGTGAAGTCCAGTAAGACCCTTCAGGAGGCCATCTCCTATGTCCTCCAGAAACACCAGCTCAAGCACCAGGACGTCATGGTCACCATG AGTGAGAGTGAAAAGCCCCTGAGCATGAGTACCAGTGTGTTCAGACTGGCCAATAAGAAGCTGTGTCTGAGCAAGGTCCAAG GTAAGGACTTTCCTAGCAGCAGTAGCGGTTCTGCAGGCACACAAGTGAGTCCCGCCCGG GGCCGAGCTGCAACAGCACCCCAAGCCCACTGGGCCCAGAAGGCAGGCAGGACCACGGCCCAGCCCGAGCCCAGTAAGAACCACGATATGCAGG GGCTGATAGACATGCTGTCCAAGGCCCAGTGCTGCCGTGTGGACGACCAGAGAGGTCTGCTGACCAAGGAGCACTTGAAGCTGCCctcgttcctgcagctgcccccGGCAGAGGCATCTGGgccgggaggagaggaaggggagtccTGCAgtcacaccaccaccactaggGGAGCCAGCGAGGCCATGGCAGAAACACAGTGA
- the LOC136954106 gene encoding regulator of G-protein signaling 14-like isoform X8 encodes MANKIKTLGVPAAHMSQAVSDGELNVCARSSAGSCTSLPGQAGGEAGPANSVLSWAVCFEKLLEDPTGVQYFTAFLRSEVSAENILFWEACRRFQNISANLQGQLKEEALSIYQAYLCDSAPYSVNIDDTAKTQEKDLLHPTPDMFNKAQDQIFKLMKMDSYRRFVRSALYQSCSLASVEGRPLPSIPSESACSGSWENMTSGSPHLDDNKKSQKKKTSSASVGGRPSRDKRHEKRGSWGVEVSYPLMKSVSRKDSQMSVKSCSSVELGSLSRQTENGGTSPVSPDQCGGECRVEGGYCCVYLPDGSASLASTRPGLPLRDMLASLCEKRGFPLKDIVIYLHDKDRQPLSLDQDSSVLRDQQVTLELRVTIALEVQFTGKTVGIVVKSSKTLQEAISYVLQKHQLKHQDVMVTMSESEKPLSMSTSVFRLANKKLCLSKVQGKDFPSSSSGSAGTQVSPARGRAATAPQAHWAQKAGRTTAQPEPSKNHDMQGLIDMLSKAQCCRVDDQRGLLTKEHLKLPSFLQLPPAEASGPGGEEGESCSHTTTTRGASEAMAETQ; translated from the exons ATGGCGAATAAGATTAAAACTCTGGGGGTTCCAGCCGCTCATATG AGCCAGGCGGTGTCTGATGgag agcTGAACGTGTGTGCGCGGAGCAGTGCAGGCAGCTGTACCAGCCTCCCTGggcaggcaggaggggaggctggcCCAGCCAACAGTGTCCTCAGCTGGGCCGTGTGCTTTGAGAAGCTCCTGGAAGACCCTACTGGGGTGCAGTACTTCACg gccttcctaaggtcagaggtcagcgctGAGAACATCCTGTTCTGGGAGGCATGCCGTAGATTCCAGAACATTTCAGCCAATCTGCAGGGGCAG CTGAAGGAGGAGGCTCTCTCCATCTACCAGGCCTACCTGTGTGACAGCGCCCCCTACTCTGTCAACATAGACGACACAGCCAAGACCCAGGAGAAAGACCTGCTGCATCCCACACCAGACATGTTCAACAAGGCCCAGGACCAg ATCTTCAAGCTGATGAAGATGGACAGCTACCGGAGGTTCGTCCGCTCTGCTCTCTACCAGAGCTGCTCTCTGGCCAGCGTGGAGGGCCGCCCGCTACCCAGCATCCCCTCCGAGTCCGCCTGCTCCGGGTCCTGGGAGAACATGACCTCGGGCAGCCCCCACCTTGACGACAACAAGAAATCG cagaagaagaagacttCCTCTGCCAGTGTAGGAGGGAGACCCTCCCGGGACAAACGGCACGAGAAGAGAGGATCGTGGGGAG tagaGGTGTCCTATCCACTAATGAAGTCTGTGAGCAGGAAGGACTCTCAGATGTCGGTGAAGTCCTGCAGCAGTGTGGAGCTGGGTtctctcagcagacagacagag aatGGGGGAACCAGTCCTGTGTCTCCAGACCAGTGTGGTGGGGAGTgtcgggtggagggggggtactGCTGTGTGTACCTGCCTGACGGCAGcgcctccctggcctccacgCGCCCCGGCCTCCCCCTCAGGGACATGCTGGCCAGCCTCTGTGAGAAGAGAGGCTTCCCCCTCAAAGACATCGTCATCTACCTCCATGACAAGGATCGG cagcccctctctctggACCAGGACTCCTCTGTACTGAGGGACCAGCAGGTCACCTTGGAACTCCGGGTCACCATTGC gctggAGGTGCAGTTCACGGGTAAGACAGTGGGCATCGTGGTGAAGTCCAGTAAGACCCTTCAGGAGGCCATCTCCTATGTCCTCCAGAAACACCAGCTCAAGCACCAGGACGTCATGGTCACCATG AGTGAGAGTGAAAAGCCCCTGAGCATGAGTACCAGTGTGTTCAGACTGGCCAATAAGAAGCTGTGTCTGAGCAAGGTCCAAG GTAAGGACTTTCCTAGCAGCAGTAGCGGTTCTGCAGGCACACAAGTGAGTCCCGCCCGG GGCCGAGCTGCAACAGCACCCCAAGCCCACTGGGCCCAGAAGGCAGGCAGGACCACGGCCCAGCCCGAGCCCAGTAAGAACCACGATATGCAGG GGCTGATAGACATGCTGTCCAAGGCCCAGTGCTGCCGTGTGGACGACCAGAGAGGTCTGCTGACCAAGGAGCACTTGAAGCTGCCctcgttcctgcagctgcccccGGCAGAGGCATCTGGgccgggaggagaggaaggggagtccTGCAgtcacaccaccaccactaggGGAGCCAGCGAGGCCATGGCAGAAACACAGTGA
- the LOC136954106 gene encoding regulator of G-protein signaling 14-like isoform X6, with translation MVAFRGLCRSLSRLAKSSAHHYKYGKAQKPTNPALTFTQHKSQAVSDGELNVCARSSAGSCTSLPGQAGGEAGPANSVLSWAVCFEKLLEDPTGVQYFTAFLRSEVSAENILFWEACRRFQNISANLQGQLKEEALSIYQAYLCDSAPYSVNIDDTAKTQEKDLLHPTPDMFNKAQDQIFKLMKMDSYRRFVRSALYQSCSLASVEGRPLPSIPSESACSGSWENMTSGSPHLDDNKKSQKKKTSSASVGGRPSRDKRHEKRGSWGVEVSYPLMKSVSRKDSQMSVKSCSSVELGSLSRQTENGGTSPVSPDQCGGECRVEGGYCCVYLPDGSASLASTRPGLPLRDMLASLCEKRGFPLKDIVIYLHDKDRQPLSLDQDSSVLRDQQVTLELRVTIALEVQFTGKTVGIVVKSSKTLQEAISYVLQKHQLKHQDVMVTMSESEKPLSMSTSVFRLANKKLCLSKVQGKDFPSSSSGSAGTQGRAATAPQAHWAQKAGRTTAQPEPSKNHDMQGLIDMLSKAQCCRVDDQRGLLTKEHLKLPSFLQLPPAEASGPGGEEGESCSHTTTTRGASEAMAETQ, from the exons ATGGTGGCTTTCCGCGGGTTGTGCAGAAGCTTGTCCCGGTTAGCCAAAAGCAGCGCGCACCACTACAAATATGGGAAAGCTCAGAAGCCTACCAACCCTGCTTTAACGTTCACTCAGCACAAG AGCCAGGCGGTGTCTGATGgag agcTGAACGTGTGTGCGCGGAGCAGTGCAGGCAGCTGTACCAGCCTCCCTGggcaggcaggaggggaggctggcCCAGCCAACAGTGTCCTCAGCTGGGCCGTGTGCTTTGAGAAGCTCCTGGAAGACCCTACTGGGGTGCAGTACTTCACg gccttcctaaggtcagaggtcagcgctGAGAACATCCTGTTCTGGGAGGCATGCCGTAGATTCCAGAACATTTCAGCCAATCTGCAGGGGCAG CTGAAGGAGGAGGCTCTCTCCATCTACCAGGCCTACCTGTGTGACAGCGCCCCCTACTCTGTCAACATAGACGACACAGCCAAGACCCAGGAGAAAGACCTGCTGCATCCCACACCAGACATGTTCAACAAGGCCCAGGACCAg ATCTTCAAGCTGATGAAGATGGACAGCTACCGGAGGTTCGTCCGCTCTGCTCTCTACCAGAGCTGCTCTCTGGCCAGCGTGGAGGGCCGCCCGCTACCCAGCATCCCCTCCGAGTCCGCCTGCTCCGGGTCCTGGGAGAACATGACCTCGGGCAGCCCCCACCTTGACGACAACAAGAAATCG cagaagaagaagacttCCTCTGCCAGTGTAGGAGGGAGACCCTCCCGGGACAAACGGCACGAGAAGAGAGGATCGTGGGGAG tagaGGTGTCCTATCCACTAATGAAGTCTGTGAGCAGGAAGGACTCTCAGATGTCGGTGAAGTCCTGCAGCAGTGTGGAGCTGGGTtctctcagcagacagacagag aatGGGGGAACCAGTCCTGTGTCTCCAGACCAGTGTGGTGGGGAGTgtcgggtggagggggggtactGCTGTGTGTACCTGCCTGACGGCAGcgcctccctggcctccacgCGCCCCGGCCTCCCCCTCAGGGACATGCTGGCCAGCCTCTGTGAGAAGAGAGGCTTCCCCCTCAAAGACATCGTCATCTACCTCCATGACAAGGATCGG cagcccctctctctggACCAGGACTCCTCTGTACTGAGGGACCAGCAGGTCACCTTGGAACTCCGGGTCACCATTGC gctggAGGTGCAGTTCACGGGTAAGACAGTGGGCATCGTGGTGAAGTCCAGTAAGACCCTTCAGGAGGCCATCTCCTATGTCCTCCAGAAACACCAGCTCAAGCACCAGGACGTCATGGTCACCATG AGTGAGAGTGAAAAGCCCCTGAGCATGAGTACCAGTGTGTTCAGACTGGCCAATAAGAAGCTGTGTCTGAGCAAGGTCCAAG GTAAGGACTTTCCTAGCAGCAGTAGCGGTTCTGCAGGCACACAA GGCCGAGCTGCAACAGCACCCCAAGCCCACTGGGCCCAGAAGGCAGGCAGGACCACGGCCCAGCCCGAGCCCAGTAAGAACCACGATATGCAGG GGCTGATAGACATGCTGTCCAAGGCCCAGTGCTGCCGTGTGGACGACCAGAGAGGTCTGCTGACCAAGGAGCACTTGAAGCTGCCctcgttcctgcagctgcccccGGCAGAGGCATCTGGgccgggaggagaggaaggggagtccTGCAgtcacaccaccaccactaggGGAGCCAGCGAGGCCATGGCAGAAACACAGTGA